The following coding sequences lie in one Cucurbita pepo subsp. pepo cultivar mu-cu-16 chromosome LG13, ASM280686v2, whole genome shotgun sequence genomic window:
- the LOC111807991 gene encoding ABC transporter G family member 21-like, giving the protein MMPPEQDTTAAAPTTPTSHPHPDVLIHAVPSATDTFSILRHSLFPLTLKFEDISYTIKTHSTKTSGCLWRNHSQPNTTRTILNGVSGVVRPGELLAMLGTSGSGKTTLLTALAARLPGKISGAVTYNDKPFSSSIKRKIGFVSQDDVLYPHLTVLETLTYAAMLRLPKELSQDDKVAQAEIIIAELGLTRCRNSIIGGGLLRGISGGERKRVSIGHEMIVNPSLLFLDEPTSGLDSTTAQRIVATLRGLARGGRTLVMTIHQPSSRLYRMFDKVLVLSDGCPIYSGDAGRVMGYFESIGYVPPFNLMNPADFLLDLANGIAPDSAREDQVDHFHGGLDTQDDQNSIKHSLIASFRKNIYPEIKAEILAKTKISTVDSRTDSPQGRESQWTTSWWEQFRILLKRGLRERRHESYSGLRIFQVMSVSFLSGLLWWHSDPSHIQDQVGLIFFFSIFWGFFPLFSAIFAFPQERPMLNKERSSGMYRLSSYYMARTAGDLPMELVLPTIFVTVTYWMGGLKPSLLPFLLTLLSVLLNVLVSQGLGLALGAILMEVKQATTLASVTMLVFLLAGGYYIQHIPPFISWLKYASFSHYCYRVLVGIQYNVNEVYPCGFGVQRYCKVGDFPAVKCLGIGNPWGDVAALVLMLVGYRVLAFLALKMGQPY; this is encoded by the exons ATGATGCCACCGGAACAAGATACAACCGCCGCCGCCCCAACCACTCCAACCTCCCATCCCCACCCCGACGTCCTCATCCACGCCGTCCCCTCCGCCACCGACACATTCTCCATTCTCCGTCATTCCCTCTTCCCTCTTACCCTCAAG TTCGAAGACATCTCCTACACCATCAAAACCCATTCCACTAAAACCAGCGGCTGTTTATGGAGGAATCACTCCCAACCCAATACTACACGCACCATTTTGAATGGTGTTAGCGGCGTGGTTCGCCCTGGGGAGCTTCTCGCAATGCTGGGAACCTCCGGCAGCGGCAAAACCACTCTTCTAACTGCCCTTGCTGCCCGCTTGCCTGGCAAAATCTCCGGCGCCGTTACCTATAACGACAAACCCTTCTCCAGCTCCATTAAACGCAAAATCGGCTTTGTTTCCCAAGACGATGTTCTCTACCCTCATCTCACTGTCCTTGAGACTCTTACCTACGCCGCCATGCTCAGGCTGCCCAAGGAGTTGTCACAAGACGACAAGGTTGCGCAGGCGGAGATCATCATTGCGGAGCTCGGTCTCACTCGCTGCCGGAATAGTATAATCGGTGGGGGGCTTCTCCGGGGGATCTCTGGCGGGGAGAGGAAACGGGTTAGTATTGGTCACGAGATGATTGTGAACCCCAGCTTGCTTTTCTTGGATGAGCCTACTTCTGGGTTGGACTCCACCACGGCCCAGCGGATTGTCGCTACCTTGAGGGGACTGGCTCGTGGCGGTCGGACTCTGGTTATGACCATTCATCAGCCTTCGAGTCGGTTGTATAGGATGTTTGATAAGGTGCTGGTGTTGTCCGATGGCTGCCCTATTTACAGCGGCGACGCTGGTCGAGTCATGGGCTATTTTGAGTCCATTGGATATGTTCCTCCCTTCAATCTCATGAACCCAGCTGATTTTCTCCTCGATCTTGCCAATG GCATAGCGCCAGATTCAGCTCGCGAAGATCAAGTGGACCATTTCCATGGCGGATTGGACACACAAGACGATCAAAATTCCATCAAACACTCTCTGATTGCTTCATTCAGAAAGAACATTTACCCTGAAATCAAAGCAGAGATTCTTGCCAAAACGAAGATCTCCACGGTTGATTCAAGAACGGATTCCCCAC AAGGAAGAGAAAGTCAATGGACGACGAGCTGGTGGGAGCAGTTTAGGATATTACTGAAAAGGGGATTAAGAGAAAGGCGACACGAATCGTATTCTGGGCTGAGGATTTTCCAAGTTATGTCGGTTTCGTTTCTTTCAGGGCTTTTATGGTGGCATTCGGATCCTTCGCATATACAGGATCAA GTTGgtttaatcttcttcttctccatcttctGGGGGTTCTTCCCACTGTTCAGCGCCATCTTCGCATTCCCACAAGAGCGGCCAATGCTGAACAAAGAGCGCTCCTCTGGGATGTACCGTCTGTCCTCATATTACATGGCTAGAACAGCAGGGGATTTGCCAATGGAGCTGGTTCTTCCCACCATTTTCGTGACAGTGACATACTGGATGGGGGGTTTGAAGCCATCACTGCTCCCATTTCTGCTGACCCTTTTGAGTGTTCTGCTAAACGTGCTGGTTTCGCAGGGTCTAGGCCTGGCCCTAGGCGCGATTCTGATGGAGGTGAAGCAGGCTACTACACTGGCGTCCGTTACCATGCTGGTGTTTCTCCTGGCGGGTGGGTATTACATTCAGCACATTCCTCCATTTATCTCGTGGCTTAAGTATGCGTCCTTCAGCCATTACTGCTACAGGGTTCTGGTGGGGATTCAGTATAATGTAAATGAGGTGTACCCCTGTGGGTTTGGGGTGCAGCGTTACTGCAAGGTGGGGGACTTTCCTGCTGTTAAGTGCTTGGGGATTGGGAATCCGTGGGGTGATGTGGCTGCTTTGGTGCTCATGTTGGTTGGGTATAGGGTTTTGGCTTTTCTTGCTTTGAAGATGGGACAGCCTTACTGA